A region from the Paenibacillus humicola genome encodes:
- a CDS encoding IS110 family transposase yields MKFKAQDKQNQLIEKITAHHLVVGIDIAQQTHVARAVNFRGIVVGNPLSFSNDEEGFHNLHRWMLSLQAAHGLTAAIVGMEPTGHYWLNLSRWLSERQFEVVLVNPHLVKKNKENRDNTPSKSDKKDALVIADMVKNGYYSFIRNTPETFEELRVFLSNRDSVVTRLVSAKNQIHRWVDVVFPELRQVFKNLMCVGALATLRLFPTPDELSKLQPLDIVRGWKSLMKRHSGERKARALISLARNSVGTNQAAHAYRLHLKQLLDEYDLACMQLKTVETEIISVLERIPFAKSLLAVKGISAISLAGILGEAGDLSGFVHGNALLRHAGLNLAEASSGKWTGQMKISKRGRSRLRRFIFMMTISLVANNPEFKALHARNVQVKKMKKMRSIMKLCGKLARILVGMARRGEAYDPHKTMPMLLAA; encoded by the coding sequence ATGAAGTTTAAAGCGCAGGACAAACAAAATCAACTCATTGAAAAAATTACCGCTCATCATCTGGTCGTCGGGATCGACATCGCCCAGCAAACACATGTCGCGCGTGCTGTTAATTTTCGTGGAATTGTAGTTGGTAATCCACTTTCCTTCTCAAATGACGAAGAAGGATTTCATAACCTTCATCGGTGGATGCTCTCGCTACAAGCCGCGCATGGCCTAACAGCAGCCATTGTTGGCATGGAACCTACCGGGCACTACTGGCTGAACCTTTCTAGGTGGCTCTCAGAGCGCCAATTTGAAGTCGTTCTCGTCAATCCACATCTTGTGAAAAAGAACAAAGAAAACCGTGACAATACGCCATCCAAGAGCGACAAAAAGGATGCTCTCGTCATCGCGGACATGGTCAAAAACGGTTACTACTCGTTTATTCGCAATACACCCGAGACCTTTGAAGAATTGCGTGTCTTTCTCTCCAATCGCGACTCTGTCGTGACGAGGCTGGTCAGTGCCAAGAATCAAATCCATCGGTGGGTCGACGTTGTTTTCCCAGAGCTGCGGCAAGTCTTCAAGAACCTTATGTGCGTCGGTGCACTGGCCACACTACGTCTTTTCCCAACACCCGATGAACTGAGTAAATTACAGCCCTTAGACATCGTACGAGGCTGGAAGTCCCTTATGAAACGGCATTCTGGCGAACGAAAAGCTCGAGCGCTTATCTCGCTTGCACGCAACTCTGTTGGTACGAACCAAGCCGCCCATGCCTACAGGCTACATCTGAAGCAGTTACTCGATGAGTACGATCTTGCCTGCATGCAGCTAAAAACTGTAGAAACGGAGATCATTTCTGTTTTAGAGCGGATTCCATTTGCAAAATCCCTGCTTGCTGTTAAAGGGATAAGTGCCATTTCACTTGCCGGTATTCTAGGCGAGGCAGGCGACCTGAGCGGCTTTGTTCACGGGAATGCCTTGCTGCGGCATGCTGGCCTTAACCTTGCGGAAGCAAGCTCAGGCAAATGGACCGGACAGATGAAGATTAGCAAACGTGGACGATCTCGTCTCCGCCGTTTCATCTTCATGATGACCATAAGTTTGGTCGCAAACAATCCGGAATTCAAAGCCTTGCATGCTCGTAATGTGCAAGTGAAGAAGATGAAGAAAATGAGGTCCATCATGAAACTGTGTGGTAAGTTAGCTCGAATCTTAGTTGGAATGGCCCGCCGTGGAGAAGCTTACGACCCTCATAAGACGATGCCAATGCTGCTAGCAGCTTAA